A window of the Coregonus clupeaformis isolate EN_2021a unplaced genomic scaffold, ASM2061545v1 scaf0077, whole genome shotgun sequence genome harbors these coding sequences:
- the LOC121539685 gene encoding 4-galactosyl-N-acetylglucosaminide 3-alpha-L-fucosyltransferase 9-like yields the protein MPSAPFHRILRPLLLGTFLLGCFVTLFLMYFKPSTSWLSGPVESTASTLRVKNLFSTKSDKNLTTVLVWLWPFGQTYDLGVCSSLFNIEGCFITADRNLYNKSDGVVIHHRDICTDLSNLPPLQRPSFQKWIWMNLESPSHSSQLPGIEHLFNLTLNYRQDADIEVPYGSIVTAKGDEDFVPPSKSKLICWIVSNWNPDHVRVKYYNELYKHIEVRAYGQAFGEYIADQDYFPTIASCKFYLAFENSIHKDYITEKLYNPLSVGTVPVVLGPPRQNYENFVQGDAFIHVDDFTSPKELADYLLLLDKNEEMYLRYFDWRRHFKVKKAYFWAEHTCLACDYLRRHKEYKAFNNLDKWYWGGMP from the coding sequence ATGCCATCTGCACCTTTCCACAGAATTCTACGACCCCTTCTACTTGGCACCTTTCTACTGGGCTGTTTTGTGACTCTGTTTTTGATGTACTTTAAACCGTCCACTAGCTGGCTATCAGGTCCTGTAGAGTCAACAGCATCCACTCTCCGAGTTAAAAACCTCTTCTCCACCAAGAGTGACAAAAACCTGACCACTGTACTCGTCTGGCTCTGGCCCTTTGGACAGACCTATGACCTGGGTGTCTGCAGCTCTCTGTTCAACATTGAAGGCTGTTTCATCACAGCAGATCGGAACCTATATAATAAGTCAGATGGGGTCGTCATACATCACAGGGATATCTGTACTGATCTCTCCAACTTGCCCCCCCTTCAGCGTCCCTCCTTCCAAAAGTGGATATGGATGAATCTAGAGTCACCGTCTCACTCCTCTCAGCTGCCCGGTATCGAACACCTGTTCAATTTAACTCTGAACTATCGCCAGGATGCTGATATCGAAGTGCCTTACGGGTCGATCGTGACGGCCAAAGGGGATGAGGATTTCGTGCCACCGAGCAAAAGCAAGTTGATCTGCTGGATTGTCAGCAACTGGAACCCGGATCATGTGCGAGTGAAGTACTACAACGAGCTCTACAAACACATTGAGGTTCGCGCTTACGGACAAGCCTTTGGGGAGTACATTGCGGATCAAGACTACTTTCCTACCATCGCCAGTTGTAAATTCTACTTGGCTTTTGAGAACTCAATTCACAAAGACTACATCACAGAGAAACTGTATAACCCACTCTCTGTCGGGACGGTGCCTGTGGTTTTAGGCCCGCCAAGACAGAACTATGAGAACTTTGTCCAGGGGGATGCTTTTATCCATGTGGATGACTTCACCTCTCCCAAAGAGCTGGCTGACTATCTCCTGCTCTTGGACAAAAATGAGGAAATGTACCTCAGGTACTTTGATTGGCGACGGCACTTTAAGGTGAAAAAGGCATACTTCTGGGCTGAACACACATGCCTCGCTTGTGATTATCTCAGAAGGCACAAGGAGTACAAGGCATTCAATAACCTCGATAAATGGTATTGGGGTGGAATGCCTTGA